The following proteins come from a genomic window of Irregularibacter muris:
- a CDS encoding alpha/beta hydrolase: protein MIKINKGTFQLKAQDEKELFVYRWLPERNTCQAIIQIAHGMAEHAGRYEEFAKSMVKEGYALYANDHRGHGRTAKSMEERGVFADKGGWDIVVEDMYQLTKHIKEQWPGKPIILLGHSMGSLLTRHYISLYGGGIKAVILSGTSGQHGLILDVGRNLAKIECTLRGKRYKSVLLNKLSFGSFNIKFEPARTEFDWISRDEKAVDNYIQDPYCGGIFSCGFFYDLLTGLKTINNKKLIHSIPKDLPILFISGEKDPVGNNTKDVLHVIQTYKEAGIKNIDYHFYQDARHELLHELNKEEVIEDIKSWLL, encoded by the coding sequence GTGATCAAAATAAATAAAGGCACTTTTCAGTTAAAAGCTCAGGATGAAAAGGAACTATTTGTATATAGATGGTTACCAGAGAGAAATACTTGCCAGGCGATCATACAAATTGCCCACGGCATGGCAGAACATGCCGGTCGTTATGAAGAATTCGCTAAGTCTATGGTAAAAGAAGGATATGCATTATATGCAAATGATCATAGGGGACATGGGCGAACGGCCAAAAGTATGGAAGAAAGAGGGGTTTTTGCTGACAAAGGAGGATGGGACATTGTTGTAGAGGATATGTATCAGCTTACAAAACATATTAAGGAACAATGGCCAGGAAAACCTATTATTTTATTAGGACATAGTATGGGCTCTTTATTAACAAGACATTATATCTCCCTCTATGGTGGAGGAATAAAGGCAGTTATTTTATCAGGTACCAGTGGTCAACATGGGCTAATACTGGATGTAGGGCGAAATTTAGCAAAAATAGAATGTACTCTTAGAGGGAAAAGATATAAAAGTGTCTTATTAAACAAGTTGTCCTTTGGAAGCTTCAATATAAAGTTTGAACCTGCAAGAACAGAATTTGACTGGATTTCCCGAGATGAAAAAGCAGTGGATAATTACATCCAGGATCCTTATTGTGGTGGAATTTTTTCCTGTGGTTTTTTCTATGATTTATTAACCGGGCTAAAGACAATAAACAATAAAAAATTAATCCATAGCATTCCTAAGGATTTGCCTATATTGTTTATTTCAGGCGAGAAGGATCCCGTGGGAAACAACACCAAAGACGTGCTACATGTTATACAAACCTATAAAGAAGCGGGGATTAAAAACATTGATTATCATTTTTACCAAGATGCGCGACATGAATTATTACATGAGCTAAACAAAGAAGAGGTTATAGAGGATATTAAATCTTGGTTACTATAG
- a CDS encoding PrsW family intramembrane metalloprotease: MELRLLIIAVAPIIAIGLGVYLRDRYDREPLSLLMKTFILGALSIIPTLFVEKFLISINRLPGIWGTLFLSFVVAGLTEEFFKRWVVLKSAFYSRAFNEKLDGIVYSVFAALGFAAVENVMYVMFRFPTDPIVGIYRGIFSVPAHTLFAVTMGYYLSLAKFSNNARVARRNLSMSLWMPVIFHGIFDFILLSKIPLLMLLFIPFVLYLWVINLRKLNKYTAESKRDYEEKEDRNQN; this comes from the coding sequence ATGGAACTAAGATTGCTTATTATAGCTGTTGCACCGATTATAGCTATTGGTTTAGGAGTTTACCTTAGAGATAGATATGATAGAGAACCTTTGAGCCTATTGATGAAAACCTTTATATTAGGTGCTTTATCTATTATCCCTACTCTTTTTGTAGAGAAATTTCTTATTTCTATCAATAGATTGCCAGGGATATGGGGAACTCTTTTTTTATCCTTTGTAGTGGCAGGTCTTACTGAGGAATTCTTTAAAAGGTGGGTAGTATTGAAAAGCGCTTTTTATAGTCGAGCCTTTAATGAAAAACTAGATGGTATTGTATACTCGGTTTTCGCTGCTCTTGGATTTGCAGCTGTAGAAAATGTAATGTATGTTATGTTTCGTTTTCCTACCGATCCGATTGTGGGCATTTATAGGGGGATTTTTTCAGTACCAGCCCATACACTTTTTGCAGTAACTATGGGGTATTACTTATCCTTAGCTAAATTTAGTAACAATGCCAGAGTAGCCAGAAGAAATCTATCGATGTCTCTTTGGATGCCAGTAATTTTCCATGGAATTTTTGATTTTATTTTACTGTCTAAGATACCTCTATTGATGTTACTCTTTATTCCCTTTGTTTTATATTTATGGGTCATAAACTTAAGGAAATTAAACAAGTACACTGCCGAATCCAAAAGGGATTATGAAGAAAAAGAAGATAGAAATCAAAATTGA
- a CDS encoding YjjG family noncanonical pyrimidine nucleotidase — MYFDLDNTLWDFKRNSAEILKKLYLEKLSNLQGISIDFSSFRDIYEKHNHDLWKAYERGEVTAEELKVSRFDRVLEELGITKLFKSEDLNDFYLHNLAKLPHLMPHAREILDYLSPHYSLGILSNGFKQAQYSKMSYSKIIDYFNPIITSDQVGVNKPHPEIFLHAIRESGCQPNEIAYVGDDYLVDTLAANKMGITGILLDPDHKVQDENILKLFDLIELKEYF; from the coding sequence ATATACTTTGATTTAGACAACACGCTTTGGGATTTTAAAAGAAATTCCGCAGAAATACTTAAAAAACTTTACCTGGAAAAGTTAAGTAATCTACAGGGAATATCCATTGATTTTTCCTCCTTTAGGGATATCTACGAAAAGCACAATCATGACCTTTGGAAAGCTTATGAAAGAGGGGAAGTTACAGCAGAAGAACTAAAAGTCAGCAGGTTTGACAGAGTCCTGGAGGAGTTGGGCATAACAAAATTATTTAAAAGTGAAGATTTAAATGATTTTTACCTGCATAACCTAGCAAAGCTTCCTCATTTAATGCCTCATGCAAGGGAAATCTTAGATTATTTATCTCCCCATTACTCCTTAGGCATTTTGTCCAATGGATTTAAACAGGCCCAATATAGTAAAATGTCCTATTCTAAAATCATTGATTATTTTAATCCTATTATCACCTCTGACCAAGTTGGAGTGAATAAGCCCCATCCAGAGATCTTTCTTCATGCAATAAGGGAAAGTGGGTGTCAGCCTAATGAAATTGCCTATGTAGGGGATGACTATCTAGTGGACACCCTTGCCGCAAATAAAATGGGCATTACCGGCATCCTTTTAGACCCAGATCATAAAGTACAGGATGAAAACATTCTAAAACTATTTGATCTCATAGAATTAAAAGAGTATTTTTAG
- a CDS encoding SelT/SelW/SelH family (seleno)protein: MNRSFRLSIEYCTAUGYLPKAMDLAKELLQTFKNDIEILTFYPSSGGVFEVKANDQLIFSKKQLDRFPEPREILEKIQ; this comes from the coding sequence ATGAATAGATCTTTTAGACTAAGTATAGAATATTGTACTGCTTGAGGATATCTGCCTAAGGCCATGGATTTGGCTAAAGAATTATTACAAACCTTTAAAAATGATATTGAAATACTTACATTTTATCCTTCGAGTGGTGGTGTATTTGAGGTAAAGGCAAATGATCAGCTAATTTTTTCAAAAAAACAATTAGACCGTTTTCCAGAACCTAGAGAAATTCTAGAAAAAATTCAATAA
- the lepB gene encoding signal peptidase I, producing the protein MKKWIVEWIPSILIALVLSLILQTYIAQAVTIPSASMVPTLSISDKLIINKMVKPDNLKFGDIVVFFSPIEDSQEERLIKRVIGLEGDVIEVKEGHLFRNGQKVEEPYLAQPINYEFGPITVPEDNFLFLGDNRNISYDSHLWPSPFIPKEKIIGKAIFRYYPFNRIGKI; encoded by the coding sequence ATGAAAAAATGGATTGTAGAATGGATACCTAGCATACTTATTGCATTAGTTTTGAGTCTAATTTTACAGACCTATATAGCACAAGCAGTAACAATACCCAGTGCGTCTATGGTACCGACCTTAAGTATAAGTGATAAATTAATAATCAATAAAATGGTCAAGCCAGATAATCTAAAATTCGGGGATATTGTGGTATTCTTCTCACCTATAGAGGATAGTCAAGAAGAAAGGTTGATAAAAAGAGTCATAGGATTAGAGGGAGATGTCATAGAAGTAAAGGAAGGACATCTTTTTAGAAATGGGCAAAAGGTTGAAGAACCCTATTTAGCTCAACCTATAAATTATGAATTCGGGCCTATTACGGTGCCGGAAGATAATTTTTTATTTCTTGGAGATAACCGGAATATTAGCTATGATTCTCATCTTTGGCCCTCTCCTTTTATACCCAAAGAGAAAATAATTGGGAAAGCTATATTTAGATATTATCCCTTTAATCGGATAGGAAAAATATAA
- a CDS encoding TIGR01212 family radical SAM protein (This family includes YhcC from E. coli K-12, an uncharacterized radical SAM protein.): MEERKILYRVYSEYLKEKYGEKVYKIPINLPVTCPNRDGNIAYGGCIYCGEEGAGYENLSNTLSVGQQMKENISYIRKKYKAQKFIGYFQNFTNTYMPLETFKRHVKEACIEDVVELSISTRPDCISNEYLDFLYKIKEEKGINITIELGLQSVNYHTLVKINRGHTLGEFIDGVNRIKKYDFQICAHLILNLPWDNELDVIESAKILSALNIDFVKLHSLYIEKNTVLGHQYEKGEVQLITKEEYVERVILFLEYLSPSIVMQRLIGRAPEETTLFMNWNTSWWKIRDQIEEEMAKRKVYQGEKCNYLNGPALKKFA, encoded by the coding sequence ATGGAAGAAAGGAAAATTTTATATAGAGTATATTCGGAATATTTAAAGGAGAAATATGGAGAAAAAGTATATAAGATTCCTATTAATTTACCAGTAACTTGTCCCAATAGGGATGGCAATATTGCTTATGGAGGGTGCATTTATTGTGGAGAAGAGGGAGCAGGTTATGAGAATCTTTCCAATACCCTAAGTGTTGGACAGCAAATGAAAGAAAATATTTCTTATATTAGGAAAAAATATAAGGCGCAAAAGTTTATAGGGTATTTTCAAAACTTTACCAACACTTATATGCCCTTAGAAACCTTTAAAAGGCATGTAAAGGAGGCCTGTATAGAAGATGTAGTAGAATTGTCCATTTCTACTCGACCGGATTGTATTTCTAATGAATATCTGGATTTTTTATATAAAATAAAGGAAGAAAAGGGAATCAATATTACTATAGAATTAGGCTTGCAAAGTGTAAATTATCATACTCTAGTAAAAATCAATCGTGGCCATACCCTAGGAGAGTTTATTGATGGAGTTAATCGTATAAAAAAATATGATTTCCAAATCTGTGCCCATTTAATATTAAATTTACCCTGGGATAATGAACTGGATGTAATAGAAAGTGCAAAAATACTTTCAGCTTTAAACATTGATTTTGTTAAACTTCATTCTCTTTATATCGAAAAAAATACAGTATTAGGCCACCAGTATGAAAAGGGAGAGGTGCAACTTATTACGAAGGAGGAATACGTGGAAAGGGTTATATTATTTTTAGAATATTTATCTCCTTCCATCGTTATGCAACGCCTTATTGGTAGGGCACCAGAAGAAACCACATTGTTTATGAATTGGAATACTAGTTGGTGGAAAATAAGAGATCAAATTGAAGAGGAAATGGCTAAAAGAAAGGTTTATCAAGGGGAAAAGTGTAATTACTTAAATGGTCCTGCCTTAAAGAAATTTGCATAA
- the mnmA gene encoding tRNA 2-thiouridine(34) synthase MnmA → MMKKPEETTVVMGMSGGVDSSVAALLLKQQGYKVIGVFMKNWDEADEDGLCTATEDYEDVIAVCDQIGIPYYTVNFEKEYWDRVFTYFLDEYKRGRTPNPDVMCNKEIKFKAFLEYALKLGADYIATGHYAQVDYKDGEYRLIRGADSNKDQTYFLCALGQYQLSKSIFPIGHMDKKKVREIAEEYQLKTAKKKDSTGICFIGERDFGEFLSHYLPAKPGEIRNLEGEVKGKHVGLMNYTLGQRKGLGIGGTGTGEPWFVAEKDLENNILYVVQGDKHPVLYSYGLLASDLNWISHKPKSSSFSCTAKFRYRQPDQGVKVELVGEDVCRVIFDKPQKAVTPGQAVVFYQDEVCLGGGIIDQIIKNEN, encoded by the coding sequence ATGATGAAAAAACCGGAAGAAACAACAGTGGTTATGGGGATGTCAGGAGGCGTGGATTCCTCAGTAGCGGCTTTATTGCTTAAACAGCAAGGATATAAAGTTATCGGTGTTTTTATGAAAAACTGGGATGAAGCTGATGAAGATGGTCTTTGTACAGCCACTGAGGATTATGAAGACGTTATAGCGGTATGTGATCAAATTGGTATACCTTATTATACAGTAAACTTTGAAAAGGAATATTGGGATAGGGTGTTTACCTACTTTTTAGATGAATATAAAAGGGGAAGAACACCAAATCCAGATGTTATGTGCAATAAGGAAATTAAATTTAAAGCATTTTTAGAATACGCTCTAAAATTAGGTGCTGATTATATTGCTACAGGACATTATGCTCAAGTAGACTATAAAGATGGGGAATATAGATTAATTAGAGGCGCAGACTCTAATAAAGATCAAACCTATTTTTTATGTGCCTTGGGACAATATCAGCTTTCAAAATCTATATTTCCTATAGGGCATATGGATAAAAAGAAAGTTCGAGAAATTGCCGAAGAGTACCAGCTTAAAACCGCCAAGAAAAAAGATAGTACAGGTATTTGTTTTATTGGAGAACGGGACTTTGGAGAATTTTTAAGCCACTATCTTCCAGCAAAACCAGGTGAAATACGCAACTTAGAGGGCGAAGTTAAAGGGAAACATGTAGGGTTAATGAACTATACCTTAGGGCAAAGAAAAGGATTGGGAATAGGAGGGACAGGAACTGGAGAACCTTGGTTTGTAGCAGAGAAAGATTTAGAAAATAATATTTTATATGTTGTACAAGGGGACAAGCATCCTGTATTATATTCTTATGGATTACTTGCCAGTGATTTAAATTGGATTAGCCATAAGCCAAAATCCTCTTCCTTTAGCTGTACGGCAAAATTCCGTTATCGTCAACCTGATCAAGGCGTTAAAGTAGAATTAGTAGGAGAGGATGTCTGTAGAGTCATCTTTGATAAACCTCAAAAAGCAGTTACTCCAGGACAGGCTGTGGTATTTTACCAAGATGAGGTTTGCCTAGGTGGAGGCATTATTGACCAAATTATCAAAAATGAAAACTAA
- a CDS encoding type 1 glutamine amidotransferase domain-containing protein: MKLEGLKIIALVHDEFEDLELTYPMYRLREEGIVVHLVGEEAQKQYLGKYGVPVVTDFAFRDINPSDYDGLVIPGGWAPDKLRRDSKVLEITRHMHENDKPIAQICHAGWVLVSANTLKGKKVTSTVAIKDDMENAGAIWVDEEVVVDGTLVSSRRPLDLPIYMKTYVDVLKQARK; this comes from the coding sequence ATGAAATTAGAAGGATTAAAAATTATTGCTTTAGTTCATGATGAATTTGAGGATTTGGAACTTACTTATCCTATGTATAGGCTAAGAGAAGAAGGAATAGTTGTTCACTTAGTAGGAGAGGAAGCCCAAAAACAATACCTAGGTAAATATGGAGTACCAGTAGTAACAGACTTTGCCTTTAGAGATATCAATCCATCTGATTATGATGGGTTAGTTATTCCAGGGGGATGGGCACCTGATAAACTTAGAAGAGATTCAAAGGTATTAGAAATCACTCGACATATGCACGAAAATGACAAACCTATTGCACAAATCTGTCATGCTGGCTGGGTATTGGTATCGGCCAACACCCTTAAGGGCAAAAAAGTAACCAGTACTGTAGCCATAAAAGACGATATGGAAAATGCAGGAGCTATATGGGTGGATGAGGAAGTCGTTGTCGATGGAACCTTGGTTTCCAGCAGACGTCCCTTAGATTTACCTATTTATATGAAAACTTATGTTGATGTGCTTAAACAGGCTAGGAAGTAA
- the deoC gene encoding deoxyribose-phosphate aldolase — translation MKLSKYIDNTLLKPTATQADIEKFAKESAPYDFASICILPGHIEYAKDILAGTDVKIATVVGFPLGLNTTATKVFETKDAIERGAHEIDMVINISWAQDKQYDRIKSEVKAIYEAVKSLGEDKLLKVIIETCYLDYEGIKEISSLCKEVGVEFVKTSTGFGTAGAQLEDVQLMKEVLGEYPEIKASGGVRTYEDAAKFIEAGAMRLGTSGGFNIVDKSDNDKDSDY, via the coding sequence ATGAAATTATCCAAGTATATTGACAACACCCTATTAAAGCCAACAGCTACCCAGGCCGATATTGAAAAATTCGCTAAGGAATCTGCACCCTATGATTTTGCATCCATCTGTATTTTACCTGGGCACATTGAGTATGCAAAGGATATTCTTGCAGGAACCGATGTGAAAATTGCTACAGTGGTAGGGTTTCCCTTGGGATTGAATACTACTGCAACCAAAGTTTTTGAGACCAAGGATGCTATTGAAAGAGGAGCTCATGAAATTGATATGGTCATTAATATATCTTGGGCTCAGGATAAACAATATGATCGAATTAAATCAGAAGTAAAGGCTATCTATGAAGCGGTCAAATCCCTTGGTGAAGATAAATTATTAAAAGTAATCATCGAAACTTGTTACTTAGACTATGAAGGCATCAAGGAAATTTCTAGTCTATGTAAAGAAGTAGGCGTGGAATTTGTCAAAACATCTACTGGTTTTGGAACAGCAGGGGCACAATTAGAAGATGTACAACTGATGAAGGAAGTATTAGGAGAGTACCCTGAAATCAAAGCCTCTGGTGGCGTTCGAACCTATGAAGATGCAGCTAAATTTATAGAAGCAGGGGCAATGCGCCTAGGTACCAGTGGAGGCTTTAATATAGTAGATAAAAGCGATAATGATAAAGACAGTGATTATTAA
- a CDS encoding NYN domain-containing protein — protein MNQQDPQKKLAVLIDADNTSPAIIEGLIAEIANYGVTSVKRIYGDWTSPNLLGWKELLLQYAIQPIQQFSYTTGKNSTDSAMIIDAMDLLYMENLDGFCIVSSDSDFTRLASRIRETGRIVFGFGEKKTPRPFVGACDKFIYTEILRENYYDLTSSPKTTRELKNDTKLVNLLRSAVEDSADENGWSHLGNVGQNLANKSPEFDPRNFGYKKLGELIKATQLFDINERSSENSPAKAIYIRDKRKK, from the coding sequence ATGAATCAACAAGATCCACAAAAAAAATTAGCAGTACTGATTGATGCAGATAATACTTCACCAGCAATTATTGAAGGATTAATCGCTGAAATCGCCAATTATGGAGTGACTAGCGTAAAAAGGATTTATGGGGATTGGACCAGTCCCAATCTATTGGGATGGAAGGAACTTTTATTACAATATGCTATTCAACCTATACAGCAATTTAGTTATACCACAGGTAAAAACTCCACAGATAGTGCAATGATTATTGATGCAATGGATTTATTATATATGGAAAACTTAGATGGTTTTTGTATTGTATCCAGTGACAGTGACTTCACTCGTTTGGCCTCAAGAATACGAGAAACAGGCCGAATTGTCTTTGGATTTGGGGAAAAAAAGACGCCTAGGCCCTTTGTGGGAGCCTGTGATAAATTTATCTATACAGAAATTTTAAGGGAAAATTATTATGACTTGACGTCTTCTCCTAAAACAACTAGAGAGCTAAAAAATGATACCAAGCTAGTGAATTTATTGCGTAGTGCGGTAGAGGATTCAGCAGATGAAAATGGTTGGTCTCATTTGGGAAATGTAGGGCAAAATCTTGCCAATAAATCTCCAGAATTTGACCCCAGAAATTTTGGGTATAAAAAATTAGGGGAATTAATAAAAGCCACTCAATTATTTGATATTAATGAGCGATCTTCTGAAAACTCACCGGCCAAGGCCATCTATATAAGGGATAAAAGAAAAAAATAA
- a CDS encoding GTP pyrophosphokinase, whose translation METKDWERFLIPYEQAVEELTMKFQSLKKQYVVMGQYSPIELVIGRVKKVSSILEKSKRQKISIEKIENEMEDIAGIRIICQFVEDINKVVQLIRERHGKDLHIVYEKDYVSHEKESGYRSYHVIIRYPVQCFLGEQEVLAEIQIRTLAMNFWATIEHSLNYKYKENIPEKICIRLKNAAEAAFSLDQEMSQIREEIKDAQKTFTIRSSTVSQILHYIQTLYKSGKEELAEKYQDIFAQMWEKGDLKMLMALAADLEHKIES comes from the coding sequence TTGGAAACAAAGGACTGGGAAAGATTTCTTATTCCTTATGAACAAGCAGTAGAAGAATTGACCATGAAATTCCAAAGCCTAAAAAAACAATATGTAGTAATGGGACAGTATTCCCCTATAGAATTAGTTATAGGAAGAGTAAAAAAGGTCTCTAGCATATTGGAAAAATCCAAAAGGCAAAAAATATCTATAGAGAAGATTGAAAATGAAATGGAGGATATTGCAGGCATAAGGATCATTTGTCAATTTGTAGAAGACATTAATAAAGTGGTTCAATTGATCAGAGAACGCCATGGCAAGGATTTACATATTGTATATGAAAAGGACTATGTGAGTCATGAAAAGGAAAGTGGTTATAGAAGTTATCATGTGATTATACGTTACCCTGTACAATGTTTTCTTGGGGAACAGGAAGTACTGGCAGAAATACAAATCAGAACTTTGGCCATGAATTTTTGGGCCACTATAGAACATTCTTTAAACTATAAATATAAGGAAAATATTCCAGAGAAAATTTGTATCCGACTTAAAAATGCCGCGGAGGCAGCCTTTTCCTTAGACCAAGAAATGTCTCAAATACGGGAAGAAATAAAAGATGCGCAAAAAACTTTTACCATACGCTCCAGTACGGTATCCCAGATTCTCCACTATATTCAAACCCTATATAAATCAGGAAAAGAAGAACTAGCAGAAAAATATCAAGATATTTTTGCCCAAATGTGGGAAAAGGGAGATCTTAAGATGCTCATGGCTTTAGCTGCGGATTTAGAACACAAGATAGAGAGTTAG
- the fba gene encoding class II fructose-1,6-bisphosphate aldolase gives MALVTSKEMFRKAYEGNYAIGAFNVNNMEIIQGIVSAAQIEKAPLILQVSAGARKYANPIYLRKLVEAAIEETDLPIVLHLDHGENFEICKACVDDGFTSVMIDGSSLPFEENIALTKKVVDYAHERGVVVEAELGRLAGIEDAVNVSEKDATFTDPDQAVEFVERTGVDSLAIAIGTSHGAFKFKGEPRLDFERLEKITNMLPNFPIVLHGASSVPQEFVELTNKYGGKVPGAQGVPEEMLREAAKLGVCKINIDTDLRLALTASIRKTFTETPEAFDPRKYLGPGRQAIQDMVQHKIKNVLGCSNKI, from the coding sequence ATGGCATTAGTAACTTCTAAAGAAATGTTCCGAAAAGCCTATGAAGGAAACTACGCTATTGGAGCATTCAATGTGAACAACATGGAAATCATTCAAGGGATTGTAAGTGCTGCTCAGATTGAAAAAGCACCCTTAATTTTACAGGTTTCTGCAGGAGCTAGAAAATATGCAAATCCAATCTATCTTCGAAAACTAGTAGAAGCTGCAATTGAAGAAACTGATCTTCCCATTGTTTTGCACTTAGACCATGGAGAAAATTTTGAAATCTGTAAAGCATGCGTTGATGATGGTTTTACTTCGGTTATGATTGATGGTTCTAGTCTACCCTTTGAAGAAAATATCGCATTGACAAAAAAAGTTGTAGATTATGCTCACGAAAGAGGCGTTGTTGTAGAAGCTGAATTAGGACGTCTAGCCGGTATTGAAGATGCTGTTAATGTAAGTGAAAAAGATGCTACCTTCACAGATCCTGATCAAGCTGTAGAGTTTGTAGAAAGAACTGGCGTAGATTCTCTTGCCATTGCTATTGGTACTAGTCATGGTGCTTTTAAATTTAAGGGTGAGCCTAGACTTGATTTTGAAAGACTAGAAAAGATCACAAACATGCTACCTAATTTCCCAATCGTGCTACATGGTGCCTCCAGTGTTCCTCAAGAATTTGTAGAACTAACCAATAAATATGGTGGTAAAGTACCTGGAGCTCAGGGTGTTCCAGAAGAGATGCTAAGAGAAGCTGCAAAACTAGGAGTATGTAAAATCAATATTGATACAGACCTCCGTCTTGCTCTAACTGCTTCTATTAGAAAAACTTTTACCGAGACTCCTGAAGCCTTTGATCCTAGAAAATATTTAGGACCTGGAAGACAGGCAATCCAAGATATGGTTCAACATAAAATCAAAAATGTATTAGGATGTAGCAACAAAATATAA
- a CDS encoding YmaF family protein codes for MGKKDSISYHHHFIKGNTTINDEHCHSFHEKTKRMIKTTHDHIHLIDAKTSCEDEHIHCMACFTGPAILCDKGHYHHYWGVVSYNDGHIHYFNGYTSIV; via the coding sequence ATGGGGAAAAAAGATTCCATAAGCTATCATCACCATTTTATTAAGGGAAATACTACCATCAATGATGAACATTGCCATTCATTTCATGAAAAAACAAAACGAATGATTAAAACCACCCATGATCACATCCATCTTATTGATGCGAAAACTTCCTGCGAAGATGAACATATACATTGCATGGCATGTTTTACCGGTCCCGCAATTTTATGTGATAAGGGACACTATCATCATTATTGGGGAGTAGTATCCTATAATGATGGACATATTCATTATTTCAACGGATATACCTCTATTGTATAA
- a CDS encoding cation diffusion facilitator family transporter, with protein MFTDFLIRKFISDYKNINNPQVRKQYGYLGSFVGLFSNILLFIVKLILGFMINSISLIADSFNNLSDVGSSAVALFGFKLAGKPPDKEHPFGHGRTEYISALIISLIIILVGFELLQSSFKRIVEPAEIFFNLVGVIVLVITIGVKLWMAVFNKKLGKIIQSKSLAATAVDSLSDVFATSCVVISIILSPLLSLPVDAYMGILVALAIMYSGISMARDTLNPLLGQAPEPELVQKVEELVLNFDCIEGVHDLIIHDYGPGRTMATLHAEISANLPPLISHEIIDEAERKVANELNVLLVIHMDPLNIHCEETNEIREKIKDNLFVHPSIVSFHDFRIIQDAQKSCMIFDVVVEETLSNQEILSLKDKIKDHLSSVFPDYVFVITMERQHAFLH; from the coding sequence TTGTTTACGGATTTTCTAATCAGAAAATTTATTTCTGATTACAAAAATATCAACAATCCCCAAGTGAGAAAACAATATGGTTATTTAGGCAGTTTTGTGGGTCTATTTTCTAATATTCTCTTATTTATAGTCAAGCTTATTTTGGGATTTATGATTAACAGTATTTCTTTAATTGCAGATAGTTTTAATAATCTATCTGATGTTGGTTCCAGTGCTGTTGCCTTATTTGGATTTAAATTAGCAGGGAAGCCTCCAGACAAAGAACATCCCTTTGGACATGGCAGAACAGAATATATTTCTGCTCTTATCATATCCCTTATTATTATTTTAGTAGGGTTTGAATTGTTGCAAAGCTCCTTTAAGCGCATTGTAGAACCAGCGGAGATATTCTTCAATTTAGTTGGCGTTATTGTTTTAGTGATTACTATAGGGGTTAAACTGTGGATGGCAGTGTTTAATAAAAAACTCGGAAAAATAATACAATCCAAATCCCTAGCAGCAACAGCAGTAGATAGTCTCAGTGATGTTTTTGCAACAAGCTGTGTAGTCATTTCTATTATTCTTTCTCCTCTTCTATCCCTTCCTGTTGATGCCTATATGGGGATTTTAGTAGCCTTAGCCATTATGTATTCAGGGATTTCTATGGCTAGGGATACCTTGAACCCTTTATTGGGCCAAGCCCCTGAACCGGAATTGGTACAAAAAGTTGAAGAATTGGTCTTAAACTTTGATTGCATTGAGGGGGTGCATGATCTGATTATTCATGATTATGGTCCTGGTAGAACTATGGCAACTCTACATGCTGAAATATCTGCCAATCTGCCTCCCCTGATATCCCATGAAATAATCGATGAGGCCGAAAGAAAAGTTGCCAATGAGTTAAATGTGCTTTTGGTGATACACATGGATCCCCTTAACATTCACTGCGAGGAAACCAATGAAATTCGGGAAAAAATCAAGGATAATTTATTTGTACATCCTTCTATTGTTTCCTTTCACGACTTTAGAATTATACAGGATGCTCAAAAGAGTTGTATGATTTTTGATGTGGTTGTAGAAGAAACCCTTAGCAACCAGGAAATTTTATCTCTAAAGGATAAGATCAAAGATCATCTGTCCAGTGTATTTCCTGATTATGTCTTTGTGATCACTATGGAAAGACAACACGCCTTTTTACATTAG